In one window of Henckelia pumila isolate YLH828 chromosome 1, ASM3356847v2, whole genome shotgun sequence DNA:
- the LOC140877944 gene encoding uncharacterized protein, which yields MEGNGEISPVRMEGMQMKLQADRGFCLEPDVSVSSPVTRQKAAAAKQFIENHYKNHLQGLQDRRERRRALQIRAQEEQVSSEEEERMLRNLEKRETEYMRLQRHKVGIDDFEQLTIIGKGAFGEVRLCRAKNTGEIFAMKKLKKSEMLSRGQVEHVRSERNLLVEVDSRCIVKLYYSFQDSEFLYLIMEYLPGGDIMTLLMREDILSEDVARFYMAESILAIHSIHQHSYVHRDIKPDNLILDRNGHLKLSDFGLCKPLENKYSSLLEDEDLTYQDPETEKEGRVGANNAPWLMAKEQLQQWKRNRRALAYSTVGTLDYMAPEVLLKKGYGMECDWWSLGAIMYEMLVGYPPFCSDDPRMTCRKIINWKTCLKFPEEPKISDEARDLICHLLCDVDKRLGTRGVDEIKAHPWFRGIKWDALYETEAAYKPTVNGDLDTQNFEKFEEGENPPSTAPRVGPWRKMLTSKDANFIGYTYKKSDIIKSAGTAGIEVNSNESSKPRSLVSLFGQIDLQDDVIAEDDPTKPQI from the exons ATGGAGGGCAATGGAGAAATTAGCCCGGTGAGAATGGAGGGTATGCAAATGAAGCTGCAGGCTGATCGGGGTTTCTGTTTAGAGCCCGATGTGTCGGTTTCTTCGCCGGTGACCCGTCAGAAAGCCGCCGCAGCCAAACAGTTCATCGAGAATCATTACAAGAATCACCTCCAGGGCTTGCAGGATCGCCGAGAAAG GAGGAGGGCACTGCAAATAAGAGCACAAGAAGAGCAGGTCTCAAGTGAGGAGGAAGAGAGAATGTTGAGGAATTTGGAGAAAAGGGAAACTGAATATATGAGATTGCAGAGGCATAAAGTAGGGATCGATGACTTTGAACAGTTGACAATCATTGGTAAAGGAGCATTTGGTGAG GTCAGATTATGCCGAGCAAAAAATACTGGAGAAATATTTGcaatgaagaaattgaagaaatcaGAGATGCTTAGCCGTGGACAG GTTGAGCATGTACGGTCTGAGAGGAATCTGCTTGTGGAGGTTGATAGTAGGTGCATAGTGAAGCTCTATTATTCTTTCCAAGATTCCGAGTTTTTATATCTTATCATGGAATATCTACCCGGTGGTGACATTATGACCTTACTGATGCGAGAGGATATCCTTTCCGAGGATGTTGCCCGGTTTTACATGGCAGAGAGCATTCTTGCTATTCATTCAATTCACCAGCATAGTTATGTTCACAG GGATATCAAACCAGACAACCTGATATTGGACAGAAACGGACACCTAAAGCTATCTGATTTTGGCTTGTGCAAGCCACTGGaaaataaatattcatcattgttAGAAGACGAAGATCTTACTTATCAAGATCCTGAAACCGAGAAAGAAGGGCGCGTTGGCGCTAATAATGCTCCTTGGTTAATGGCAAAAGAGCAGTTACAACAATGGAAACGCAATCGTCGTGCCTTG GCATATTCTACAGTTGGGACCCTGGATTACATGGCACCTGAAGTTTTATTGAAAAAAGGATATGGAATGGAGTGTGACTGGTGGTCTTTGGGGGCAATAATGTATGAGATGCTCGTAGGCTATCCTCCCTTTTGTTCTGATGACCCCCGAATGACATGCCGTAAG ATTATAAATTGGAAAACATGCTTAAAATTCCCTGAAGAACCCAAAATCTCAGATGAAGCAAGGGATCTGATCTGTCATTTGCTGTGTGATGTTGATAAAAGATTGGGGACCAGAGGCGTAGATGAAATAAAG gCACATCCTTGGTTCAGAGGGATCAAATGGGATGCACTTTATGAAACTGAAGCTGCATACAAGCCTACTGTTAATGGAGATTTGGACACACAGAACTTTGAGAAATTCGAGGAA GGTGAAAATCCACCATCTACGGCACCAAGAGTAGGACCTTGGAGGAAG ATGTTAACATCAAAAGATGCCAATTTTATTGGATACACTTACAAGAAATCAGATATCATAAAATCAGCTGGCACTGCAG GGATAGAGGTGAATTCAAATGAATCTTCAAAGCCCCGATCCTTGGTTTCCTTATTTG GTCAGATAGATCTTCAAGACGACGTAATAGCCGAAGATGATCCCACAAAACCACAGATTTGA
- the LOC140875541 gene encoding glutamate receptor 2.7-like, with translation MACALVVFLMSSFVWVLSFVGSEAYSSSSSSSSSSCVPVLKGGLGVVIDGNSRVGREQKTAIEMAVKDHFRHCSHHFALHFGDSRGNSAASTAIELISHKHVDAILGTLTQQEATFVSQLIHRHTGSSIPIISISPTSSVSEQAPSNFTPFFIQISASITYKMQSIAAIVGHFGWRKVITINEEGNHFSADYRATTLLSDALQAVDSSVDYHLAFPSVSSLLDPGLLMENELLKLKNMDVKVFVVMQASVEFAKIMFEKANLLGMMETQYVWIVSDQVGNVLDSLDFYVVKNMQGVVGLKTYFVDTNEHVREFGKRFRIKYSKEYPEEENSNPSLYALRAYDAVRVLANAAVKSEGKIDHAAELDNQILSSDFEGLSGRISFKNSLLKRKPVFQIVNVIGRSYKDAAFWSPGYGFVADVTELDGKEMRSGDEVVTGLHSIYWPGGELAVPKGWTMGSKERPLRIGVPAKGAFPQFVKVLFDPHLNRTVISGFSIDVFEAAVQHLPYHLYFEYIPFPGTYDEMLAAVHNKSLDGAVGDTEIMADRYVYAVFTQPYIDSGLKMVVTAEPSIKESEFIAFKAFTEKMWIRYGAMSFLTGAIIWLSEYAAGNTEFHGRHFLDLISSILWFSVSIMSFSYRERIENGASRLVLAAWIALVVVVAASFTAVLSTLMTVPRIQPSILDVDYLLKTNAPVGCNGNSFIDRYLINALDFKPENIRKINSIDEYPNAFNHGDIKAAFFVAPHAKVFLAKYCQGYATAERSYKLGGFGFVFQKGSPLATDFSEAILKVTQSGEVNKIEEKTLSDFPKCGNNRDDITLDDRPFSKLFLVLECCIGVALFVAIARLAKMHWYNNIRGAMATNRIYSWAAALILRGKIVGENVGQGVREIQLNANHNI, from the exons atggCTTGTGCCTTGGTGGTCTTCTTGATGTCTAGTTTTGTGTGGGTTTTATCATTTGTGGGATCCGAAgcatattcttcttcttcttcttcttcttcttcttcatgtGTTCCAGTACTGAAGGGGGGTCTTGGAGTGGTGATTGATGGGAATTCCAGAGTCGGGAGAGAGCAGAAGACCGCCATTGAAATGGCTGTAAAGGATCACTTCCGCCATTGTTCACACCACTTTGCTCTTCATTTCGGAGATTCGCGTGGGAACTCGGCGGCTTCTACGG CCATTGAGCTGATAAGCCACAAGCATGTTGATGCCATCCTCGGAACACTAACACAGCAAGAAGCAACATTTGTTTCACAGTTAATCCATAGACATACAGGCAGCAGCATTCCCATCATCTCCATATCTCCCACATCTTCAGTTTCAGAACAAGCCCCATCAAATTTTACTCCATTCTTCATCCAGATCAGTGCCTCCATCACCTATAAAATGCAAAGCATTGCCGCAATCGTCGGCCATTTCGGGTGGCGAAAGGTGATAACCATAAACGAAGAAGGCAACCACTTCTCTGCTGATTACAGGGCCACAACTCTCCTCTCGGATGCATTGCAGGCCGTCGATTCATCGGTCGATTACCATTTAGCTTTCCCTTCTGTTTCTTCTCTGTTAGACCCCGGACTGTTGATGGAAAATGAGCTGCTGAAGCTAAAAAACATGGATGTTAAGGTCTTTGTGGTCATGCAAGCTTCTGTCGAGTTCGCCAAGATTATGTTTGAGAAGGCGAATCTGTTGGGAATGATGGAAACACAGTATGTGTGGATTGTATCAGATCAGGTTGGAAATGTTCTTGATTCTCTTGATTTCTATGTTGTAAAGAATATGCAAGGTGTGGTTGGATTAAAGACATATTTTGTCGATACCAATGAACATGTTAGAGAATTTGGTAAGAGGTTTAGGATAAAATACAGTAAAGAATATCCAGAAGAAGAAAACTCCAACCCGAGTTTATATGCTCTTCGTGCTTATGACGCAGTTCGCGTCTTGGCCAATGCCGCGGTAAAATCAGAAGGAAAGATTGATCATGCGGCAGAGTTGGATAATCAGATTCTGTCAAGTGATTTTGAAGGGTTAAGTGGAAGGATAAGTTTCAAGAACAGCTTACTTAAGCGAAAGCCAGTTTTTCAGATTGTTAATGTGATTGGAAGGAGCTATAAAGATGCAGCATTTTGGTCACCTGGATATGGTTTCGTGGCAGATGTAACCGAACTCGACGGGAAAGAGATGAGATCAGGGGACGAAGTCGTGACAGGATTGCATTCGATTTACTGGCCAGGCGGTGAACTTGCTGTTCCAAAGGGATGGACTATGGGCAGCAAAGAGAGACCATTGAGGATAGGAGTTCCAGCTAAGGGTGCATTCCCCCAATTTGTTAAGGTTTTGTTCGATCCGCACCTGAACAGAACCGTGATCAGTGGATTTTCTATCGATGTTTTCGAGGCCGCGGTGCAGCACCTGCCTTATCATCTGTACTTCGAATATATCCCCTTTCCTGGAACTTACGACGAAATGTTGGCTGCAGTTCACAACAAG AGCCTGGATGGAGCAGTTGGTGACACGGAAATAATGGCCGATCGATACGTATACGCTGTGTTTACACAGCCTTACATTGATTCTGGACTAAAGATGGTGGTCACAGCAGAACCTAGCATAAAAGAGTCCGAATTCATCGCGTTTAAAGCCTTCACCGAGAAGATGTGGATCCGGTATGGAGCCATGAGTTTCCTAACAGGAGCTATCATCTGGCTGAGTGAATATGCTGCAGGCAACACCGAATTCCATGGAAGAcattttcttgatctgatcagctCCATTCTATGGTTTTCAGTCAGTATCATGTCCTTTTCATATA GAGAAAGGATCGAAAACGGTGCTTCCAGGCTCGTTCTGGCGGCCTGGATCGCTCTTGTAGTCGTCGTGGCAGCGAGTTTTACTGCTGTATTAAGTACATTGATGACAGTTCCAAGAATCCAGCCATCGATCCTAGACGTGGACTACCTTCTCAAGACAAATGCACCCGTCGGATGCAACGGGAACTCGTTCATAGACCGGTATCTGATCAATGCCCTCGACTTCAAACCCGAAAACATCCGTAAAATCAACTCCATCGATGAATATCCCAACGCTTTCAATCATGGTGACATCAAAGCCGCTTTCTTCGTCGCCCCCCACGCCAAAGTATTCCTCGCCAAGTATTGCCAAGGCTACGCCACGGCAGAGCGTAGTTACAAACTAGGCGGCTTCGGCTTT GTTTTCCAAAAGGGTTCACCATTGGCTACTGATTTCTCAGAGGCGATTCTGAAAGTGACACAGAGTGGAGAGGTGAATAAAATCGAGGAGAAAACACTGTCTGATTTTCCGAAATGTGGCAACAACAGAGACGATATAACGTTGGACGATCGGCCATTCTCCAAGCTGTTCCTTGTTTTAGAATGCTGCATCGGGGTGGCGCTCTTCGTCGCCATTGCTCGGCTCGCGAAAATGCATTGGTATAATAACATTAGAGGAGCAATGGCTACCAACAGAATTTACAGTTGGGCTGCTGCTTTGATTCTCAGAGGGAAGATCGTTGGGGAGAATGTGGGACAAGGTGTGAGGGAGATTCAATTGAATGCCAATCATaacatttga